The stretch of DNA TTTGTCTTTATGTTATGACTATATGTaatgatcaaaaatattttattatgattaaacaaaacttttttttataaatccatACAAACTTAATCTGGAAAAATGTCAGTCTAGTGCAGAATGCCACAACATTTAAAATTCCTCCAAAAGCAGCTTTAAATCTGCTTTTGGCTTCTGTTTTACGTCACAGTCCATTTATTATGACATAACATAGCTGTTTCTTAGTCACTTTCAGTTTACACTGTGTCTGTCCCCAAACACACTAATATAAGGCTATGCCTTATATTATGGCAATAATAAaccattataattattaatgcaAATTATTGTTTTCTGATGCTGTTGTTTTTGGTAATGAAACTCTAATAATGagttatattttagttatattttcCCAAATTAATTCAAAACAACTTTAAATGTGCTTTGTCTTAGGTGTTCTGTCACAATCCCAAATATGATATAACATAACCTGCCAATTTTATAGGCACTGTCTCAAAAACCTCAAGAGGGCCAAAttactcaaaattaaataattaatgaaatgttgaaaaatataaataaatcgttaaatacataattaaatacataaatattatatttatttattcattcatttatatatttatttattcatttatatacatattcgtttattcattcgttcattcattcattcattcattttctccacatttattcatttttagggttagggttgtcGGTACGTCCTGTAACTctgaaaatgaaatgtggaggaaatgaatgaatatttatttcattatttacttaTGTATTTAGCGatttctttatatatttcaagatttatttaattgtttaattttgaGTAATTTGGCCCTCCGTACGCATTATGCTGATTaattttttgatcaaacaaaaaaattttatccataaaaataaaatgcaaaataatggggaggggaaaaaatgcatataacaCATTCCCCAAATGCCACACACATTAAATCTACTTTTTGGCTTGAGTGTTATGTCACGGACCATTAATAATGACATAACTAAAAGTCGTTCATTACACAATGCTTAGTGAAATCCCACATTGACGTGCTTCTGGCAAAAAGACACGAGGTGGGACATGCAAAAAATTCTACTCCACCCTTTCACTGCATCTACATCATTTGTCCAAATCCATCGCGCAATGTGCAGCTGGCAAAATTAAAATGGCAGCTTAAGCTATTAAAGTGAGCAGCTTTTAATCATTGGCTGCAGAAACTCAAGGTTGGTGGAATAGATGAGGAGGGATTAAAGTCTTTGAACGGCAGAGCGAAATCTCCACTCTGATCTCAGCACAGGGCCCTGCTGCTGCTCGCCGGGATATCCCAACTGCTGCACACTTTGCCGAAGAGCCCGACAGGAGTCCATGGTGCCCACATTTCTCTCAGAGCGTGGAGTCAGGGATGCAGCGTCGCCATGGGTCTCATGGAGTTTTACCTGGAGATTGATCCAGTCACTCTAAACCTCATCATCCTCATCGCCAGCTACGTCATCCTGCTTCTGGTCTTTCTCATTTCTTGCATCCTGTACGACTGCCGTGGCAAAGACCCTACCAAGGAGTACGTTTCTGAGCCCCCAGCCCCCCAGCAGCAGTCTCCCATCCGGCTCGTGGTGATGCAAAACTCCCCGGCCTCGTCACGTTATAACGAGCAGAACAACACAGCTGCCTCCAACTTCGCGCCTCTGACCCCTGACATGCGCGAGAAGAGGAGCACGCTGGTCTAACACATCCACACTTTGGCTTTCTCTCGTTTTTCCCTTTTGGACACATATTCAATCTTCTAGAAGTTAATAAATGCTCAAATTTGAACCTAATTTGAGCTGAAAGAGGTAAGATACAAATGATTCTCGCTGACCCGAATATATGACCCATTTAATGCTcatttttttactctttttttttatttttttttatttgtccaaGTCAAGGTGGTGTCATTTGTACAACTTTGACACAAGATTTATAACGAGAAATAATTTTCCTATCGATATTAATGATAGGAAAACCAAGACATACTTTGCATATTGATATTtacatattgaaaaaaaaattaataataaatgtaaataaataattataaatccataaaaaatgtatcaagaattttatagaaattatgaataatttatttaaatttaatattttataattatttaacattacatataagtttaatatcatttatatatgtatttgtatttattatataaacatattattgcaatagtatatattatagatgtatttaatattgcaataatgttAAATTACACTACAGAAGTGaccaaaatgttaaataatataaaaaataagccATTCTTTTTTCAGTCATATTCCTTTTCCAGGTAGAGAAAGTGGATGACGTGATGAATTCTTTAGAATTGATGGCCATTAACAGGAAGAAGGCATTTGGTAGCACAGGGATTAACTGCAGCAACATCAAGTGTCTGTACTATTGCGTCATCATCTGAGTAAACATACAAACCAAAATGGCCGTAGTGACCATGATGTTTTACGCATGGTGTTTACTTTATCCAGATAAGATggttatataaaaacaatattgtgtaaaattaaattCAAGTTACTTAAAtggtaaaatttaattttaaattttcattttgcatctATTCCTATTTGGTGGGTCAAATGTTGCAACTTTAGCTCATGACATGATTTTGATTTAATACTAAGAGCAGGACTAACTACACTTAAATAAACCATTCGATTCACACTATTTGCTTTTTTGCATGCAAATAGATGCTTCAGAATACTTTTTGTTGGTTTGAATGTATCTTGTTGGCTATATAAAGCGGCAGTCATTTTATGACACATTTTATGAACCTTATGATCAGAGTGCAGGTGTATCGTATGTgcaatattttgatttcaatatattttgcaAGCTCTAAGCTGATGTGTAAACATGTCAAGAattgataaattaataaatagctatttaaaagcattaaaaaagtaagtaaatacCATCTATGGTCTGGAAAACATCCAGACCAACATCCATTTAATGTACAAAAAAGTTGCCAGATTTGAATATGGACCAGTGCtagttttatttacttatttttctcAGATAATAGTTTTATGATTAAATAAACCCATTAAAGATAATTTAAAAAcccattaaagttattttttaaattaaaatgacagtctacagtttgttttgtaaaatataccATTTTAGCACACCTGCCATTGTTGATATCAGTCTGGGCTGTTTATGTGCATTATTGCTGACGTCACAATATGAATTCTTGCTGATAACCTGTTGATTTCCATACTTGTTTCTGACTGACATTTTTGTCTAGAACTATAGTTTTAGGTTGCCATAACATGCGGTCAAACATTGCAGGATTTTTTTATATGACATTTCTATAAAcctacatatatatttttttcattctgttGTTCTTTTGATCTCCTTTTAGCACCTGTTTATAGAGACAGCGTTCACCATTAGAATTATGTAACACAACCCTCTGACATTCACTGATGATACACCAAACAGCATTTGCCACTGGAGGCGCAGTCAGTAAAACGTTAATGATGGTCTCTTCTCTTCTCTATTTCAGAGCATCCATCTGCATTCGTTAGTTTATTGTGGACAATTTCATCATGGAAATGGAGTTATTTTATCCTCTGGACACTGGATAGAGGCCAGTAGGAGACACATGTGCATGCCTGAACAGGGCAAATGTCTGGACACGTGTACAGTATAATGTTATCTGCTGAAGGAATGACATGTGATTTTGCAGGTTTGTCAAAGCCATGAATGTTGCCCATGTAGTGTACAACACTTCAGTATATAAGTTATGCATTTTGAATGTGTTCGTTGTGAAGTTTGaatgtatgtgtttgtaaatgtgtaaaCATATAGGTATATTATaaagaatacatttaaaataatataataatattgtctAAGTTAAGCAATACATTGGGAATTCTAATTCAGTCAACATTGATGACACCACTTGGTTAATCagatataaaacatatatatttatgcattgcatttttgcttttttccaAAGCAACTTACTTTGCATTCTGTGTATATATTTTGCTAGTAGGCTTTGTGTGTTCCCcaggaatcaaacccatgacatTGGCGTTGCTAGCACTGAATGCTTTTGAGCACTTGAGCTACAGTACATAATCTAAAAGGCAATATATTTATGAAGTATAATAATAGATGTTCTTTTCtggaagaaaaaattaaaatatttttcagcaAATAGATTTCAAGTGGTAAAAAAAGTGTTGAGATTTAATTCCTGTTCTCACTAATATAACATTCAGAGAAATGTATTCTCAACAGtaaatttctgaataaaagcaaatacatttttctaatcACACTtgtgcattttttctttttgcatgtGTCTAAGCTTATATCTGCcacaaattaaataagtaattgtgactttatatctcacaattcagaatttttttctttattcaaaaTTCTGACATGcgatttttccttttttttgagTTTACATCTGACTTTTTCTGTATTCtaactcagaattcagagaagaagaaaaaatcagAAATCCgagatgcaaactcagaattccGAGGGGGAAAATACAATATCCTGAGATGTTAACTTGCAATTTTTACTTATTGCTCTGAATTctgaatttatgttttttttttttttggaattctGAGAGGGGAGAAAAATCTGAATTCCAATATGCAAACTaaaaattcagagaaaaaatgtaactgtgagatgtaaacttgccattttgacttttttctcagaattctgagtttacatcttgccaTTCTGACTATTTTTCTCAGGAATTGAGTTTGCatgtcacaattctgacatttttcctGCAGTTGTGTTTATATATCACAACTCTtttctcaaatatatatattattgtaatcatTATCATAATTCCTAActgaatttaaatgaaaatgaatgaaaataggTCTACATCAATCTACCAATTGTATGTGGCAAAAATTTAACACTGGCCTTCAATTGATCAGGGTCAGTTATCCTGTGTTGGCCATGAGCTGGAGAGGGCAGGCAAGGGTATGGACAGTGGAGGATGGGGATGTGACCAGTGTAAGGTTTGTAATTCCTGTTGCCTGTCCTTTCTTTCAGATGGATTGCAGCCAGGCTGAACGCAGGCTGGGATTAATGTTAGATCCCAATCTGCTCCCTCTGCATTTACAAATGGCTTTATATAACTCCTAGTCTATTTGATAAATGCCACATAATCTCACAGGAAGTCATCTGTGTTTGTCTCGAGTAAGAGGTCGTTTAGGCCACACCCAGAAGCAGCACATACTGGAGGTCTGCTCTGAACACATGTCATTGCAGGAATGCTGTGACCGTCATACTTTTGACAGGCAGCCCATTTTACAACATGCTAAAGCTTTAGAGAGAGAGCATGACTGCTTGCGTGCATGTCAAAGGGATGTACTGCTTAGTACTGCTTATTATTTATAAGATATTGCAAGTTAACATTATATaaagtgtatgtttgtgtgtgtgtgtgcgcgcgcatgtttttgtgacaagtgaggacataaatttgtataatgacaagggtatgacataggtattaggAGAAGgggacttttcaggacattttcaggacattacctcATGttcccacttttcaaaacgcttataaatcacacagaatggagtgaactgaaaatctgaaatagcacaaagtttcctgtaaggggtagggttaggtgtagggttggtgtagggcaatagcacatacagtttgtacaatataagaaccattacgcctatgggatgtccccacttttcacaaaaacaaacatgtctgtgtgtgtgtaatttagattttataattactgttttattacaattaataatattaattacacaggtatatttgcagcaatagccaaaaattcattgtatgggtcaaaagtatcgattttttgttttgtttgtttgtttgtttgtttttttgccaaaaatctttaggatattaagtaaagatcatgttccatgaagatattttgtacatttcctacagtaaatatatcaaaacttagttatatgcattgctaagaacttcatttggacaactttaaaggcgattttctcaatatttagatttttttgcaccctcagattccagattttcaaatagttgtatctcagccaaatattgtccaatcataataaaccatacatcaatggaaaccgtttttattcagctttcagatgatgtataaatctcaattttgaaaaatgtacccttatgactggttttgtggtccagggtcacatatgtgtaacaaaaaaaaaaaaaaaaaatgcattgcacatttttaatttttttaaaaaattttaatttttcaatgttttttttttttttttcacatctcTACAATCGTGTCTCCACATTGAGGCAGCGATATCAAATAatcattttcaatatatatatttccaatACTGATAAATGTGTTGTTGATTATAACACTGATGACGCCAGTGATGATGAAGATGTATATAAAGAGGAGTAAGAATATTTTGTAACACAAATGACGGAATTGTGACAAGAAACATGTATTTTTGGATAGACAGTGGACTCTAGCGGCACATTTGAGAATAACATCTATAATTTTTCAATCCTTCAGCATATGAGagtattaaattacaaaaagttCCTTTCAATTATTTGGCCCCTAATGAGCTCATTGTGCAAATTAAGCCAAAAATCTTGCCTTTGTGAACCTTCCATTCATTAACCACAACATCATCAAATATCAGCTtttcaaaagctttttattttcataaagagCAATGAAACAGGAAAAGGGAACCAAAAAGGACCACAACAGACAACATATTGCAAATATTTAAGTCAAATAATCATCTCAAGAAAGAATGTTAAAATTTAAACAtgctgtaatataatatatttaatataaaagacATCTTGTTTGTTGAAATATACAATGATTGACAACATTCTATGTGGCCAAGAATAGCGTTCTTTTACCAAGTAACATAGGTATTGACaatataatttaacaacaaaagaaaaagtaacCATGAAAAAAGTTTGGATATTGATGCACATAACACAAAAGTGCCTGTATAAGAATAGGTACAGAAACTACGATCATGGTActaaatgtactgtattaatGCCCATATACAGTTAACTGTAGAATTTAGAACTTTTTCCATAAAGTTTGTTGcctataaatatacagtatacatcaAATTACACAGATATATTCAGAAATCCGTATGAAAATACTGTACAAAAACAAGAATAActttgtaaaaacatttaattgcaatATGACAATATAACCTTATTGTATTTCATATCATTTGGTCTGTAGTAAAGAGTGACAGACATAAAATACACTGTACTACATTCATTACACAACTGACCAACAAAAGGCAACATATCTGTTTCAATAGACTCTAAATACCAGGTTGGCTCTTTGTGTTAGCAATAAGGGCATTGGGACCTTGTTCAATATGCTTTCCTTGATCACATTTTGAACTCAAAAGCATAATGCAGACAGACGCTCCGTGCTGAATCTGATGGAATTATTGCAGCAGGCAGTTCCACCTAAACTAAATTAGCTTCCCAGGATTTAAAAGGTTTGGATGCGACTTTTTAACTGAACTTTCAAATCTGCATAAACATACAGTTTATCTTTCATATCCACTAAAATGAAAGTCATTAACCACATacaccaaacaaaacaaaaaaaaacctgctgGTTAATAATAAAGTAACAGCCAATTTCAATCAAGCTCCAGATCTGTGGCACAGATTTTCATTACCTGGCATCCTCATTTCATTAGCAAATTGATTGTCTGTTTTCAGATATTTAGTATTTATGGTCACATATAGTTATTTTATGAATTCAAACTCTCAAATCTTGCTACATTCTGTTCTGTCTGTGAGAATAATGTCTTTACGGAGACACAAAACCTTTACGTGCCTGAAGCAGCTATGCACATGTACTCCTCTCATACACAATGCTATGGGTGTCTGTAGAGGAACAGCAGAAAATCCACTAGCTCAGATTTGACTGCTAAATTATGACAAATCAAGGCAAATGTTTGTGGACAAATGCTACAGCACAGTAAAATCATAAGTAACACGATCTGCAAACAACAGTGGCTTTGTTTGCGATAATAACAAATAGAGAAAGAGAGCGGGTAGATCTCTAAAAGATGTCTGAAATAACCACACGATGAAACGTTTCTGCTTCTAAGGTGCCAAGAACAGACTGAGGTGAGGGCTGGCTGGAAAACAGGCCCGGCGGATTTTAACCCAACAATATTGTCCTTCGAATTAGAAGGGCAGGGGTGAGGGAAGTTGAGGAGCACCCGGGTGGTCTCACAGAGGGCCGTGTTGAGCTTCATAC from Onychostoma macrolepis isolate SWU-2019 chromosome 12, ASM1243209v1, whole genome shotgun sequence encodes:
- the si:ch73-256g18.2 gene encoding small integral membrane protein 36: MGLMEFYLEIDPVTLNLIILIASYVILLLVFLISCILYDCRGKDPTKEYVSEPPAPQQQSPIRLVVMQNSPASSRYNEQNNTAASNFAPLTPDMREKRSTLV